In the Cheilinus undulatus linkage group 19, ASM1832078v1, whole genome shotgun sequence genome, one interval contains:
- the LOC121527452 gene encoding probable G-protein coupled receptor 141: MSSPDSPTMFQTISTPSMTTNASNMTTKAPNGNGHPYNMVLLPIYSVVLLSGIISLSFMVHVMKSSTTSITSIAVLNLIFAHFLFLVTVPFRIYYYASNHWDLGQSWCKAVSSMIHIHMYMSFFLYVIILVSRLLAFYHRAEQTAPFRRFQALLISAAVWVLVLVTVPVTIKYSYGTNTEEKKDLCFQFGNSIKSGAKVINYIVCMLIIVVATVLTALQANVLRILYRKHSEGSSSQQEFGAQLKSMCFALIMVVCFVPYHMFRLHYLENLYMEGPNEVFLSLTTFNCLDMLTFLGRRNCYMCFLRGVA; encoded by the coding sequence ATGTCTTCCCCCGATTCACCGACCATGTTTCAAACAATTTCAACCCCTTCGATGACCACAAACGCCTCAAACATGACCACAAAGGCACCGAACGGTAACGGACACCCATACAACATGGTCCTCCTTCCCATCTACTCGGTGGTTCTGCTCAGTGGCATCATCAGCCTCAGCTTCATGGTCCACGTCATGAAGTCCAGCACCACATCCATCACCTCCATTGCTGTTCTCAACCTCATCTTCGCCCACTTCCTGTTCCTGGTCACCGTGCCTTTCAGGATCTACTACTACGCCAGCAATCACTGGGACCTGGGGCAGAGCTGGTGTAAGGCGGTCAGCAGCATGATCCACATCCACATGTACATGTCCTTCTTCCTCTACGTCATCATCCTCGTCTCACGCTTGCTGGCCTTCTACCACAGGGCGGAGCAGACGGCACCCTTCCGAAGGTTTCAGGCGCTGCTGATCAGTGCTGCTGTGTGGGTTCTGGTCCTCGTAACAGTCCCTGTCACCATTAAATATTCCTACGGCACAAACACGGAAGAGAAGAAGGATCTCTGCTTCCAGTTTGGTAACAGCATCAAATCTGGAGCCAAAGTCATCAACTACATCGTCTGCATGCTGATCATCGTGGTCGCCACCGTGCTGACAGCCCTCCAGGCCAATGTGCTGAGGATCTTATACAGGAAACACAGTGAGGGATCCTCGTCTCAGCAGGAGTTTGGAGCTCAGCTGAAGAGCATGTGCTTCGCTCTCATCATGGTGGTCTGCTTTGTTCCCTACCACATGTTCAGGCTGCATTACTTAGAGAACCTGTACATGGAGGGCCCCAACGAGGTCTTTCTGAGTTTGACCACCTTTAACTGCCTGGACATGCTCACCTTCTTAGGACGTAGGAACTGCTACATGTGCTTCCTGAGAGGGGTAGCGTGA